The Leucobacter rhizosphaerae genome includes a region encoding these proteins:
- the mshD gene encoding mycothiol synthase has product MTTSEPEDRTTQHPVLIATRVEATDASAMRAARALMARAEEHDGLSPVSDQAMLAVAQGQRTLLIFAEPGTDGIAGDGITDDGIDADGIVAAGIVGDGEVDLVVRPDARGRGIGGAALELLLAEAPGELLAWAHGENPAAEALLAHAGFAPVRLLFRMALDPARLPADGLDPLGLRPPEGFTLRAFRAGNAADVDAWVAVNAAAFATHPEQGRMTADDVRLVTEEPWFDPDDLFLLAGPSGALAGSTWVKTIAGEPGEAPECELYAVGVHPEYAGHGLGRFLLDVTLARMAEHRPNRVTLYVDGDNERAVELYRRAGFTVDSRSRQWRRSGTLAQGVRMDA; this is encoded by the coding sequence GTGACCACCTCCGAGCCAGAAGACCGAACCACCCAGCACCCCGTGCTCATCGCGACGCGCGTCGAGGCAACCGATGCATCGGCCATGCGTGCCGCTCGCGCGCTCATGGCACGGGCGGAGGAGCACGATGGCCTCTCCCCCGTCTCCGATCAGGCGATGCTCGCCGTCGCCCAAGGGCAGCGCACGCTGCTGATCTTCGCGGAGCCGGGAACCGACGGCATCGCCGGCGACGGCATCACCGACGACGGCATCGACGCGGACGGCATCGTCGCCGCCGGGATCGTCGGCGACGGGGAGGTCGACCTCGTCGTGCGTCCGGACGCTCGGGGGCGCGGCATCGGCGGCGCCGCACTCGAGTTGCTGCTCGCAGAGGCACCGGGCGAACTCCTCGCCTGGGCCCACGGCGAGAACCCGGCGGCCGAGGCGCTGCTCGCGCACGCGGGGTTCGCCCCCGTCCGCTTGCTCTTCCGCATGGCGCTCGATCCCGCGCGTCTGCCGGCGGACGGCCTCGATCCGCTCGGTCTGCGGCCCCCCGAAGGCTTCACTCTCCGGGCGTTCCGCGCCGGCAACGCCGCCGACGTGGACGCCTGGGTCGCGGTCAATGCCGCGGCCTTCGCCACGCACCCCGAGCAGGGGCGTATGACGGCGGATGACGTCCGGCTCGTCACCGAGGAGCCGTGGTTCGATCCCGACGATCTCTTCCTGCTCGCCGGGCCGAGCGGAGCGCTCGCGGGCTCCACCTGGGTCAAAACGATCGCGGGCGAGCCGGGCGAGGCCCCGGAGTGCGAGCTCTACGCCGTCGGGGTCCACCCGGAGTACGCGGGCCACGGGCTCGGACGATTCCTCCTCGACGTCACGCTCGCCCGCATGGCCGAGCATCGCCCGAATCGGGTCACCCTGTACGTCGACGGCGACAACGAGCGCGCGGTCGAGCTCTACCGCCGGGCCGGGTTCACCGTTGATTCACGCAGCCGGCAATGGCGGCGGAGCGGGACGCTCGCGCAGGGTGTCAGAATGGACGCATGA
- a CDS encoding response regulator transcription factor: MQLLCLTDRDPADSLPGLDLLPHEVRTSPLSLRVPETMASRFDAILIDGSLDPRRARTASLALVEATDTPRVVILPEVALPALTLDWGVRDLLLPTASPAEIELRLRLLERPVSDTDTTPPAVQSAGVVIDESNFIARVFGRTLDLTYKEFELLHFLAGHPGRVFTRDQLLSEVWGTDYFGGTRTVDVHVRRLRAKLGEHEGLISTVRGVGYGFARARYDEDGE; this comes from the coding sequence ATGCAGCTGCTCTGCCTCACGGATCGCGATCCCGCGGACTCCCTGCCCGGGCTCGACCTGCTGCCCCACGAGGTGCGCACCTCCCCCCTCTCCCTCCGCGTACCGGAGACGATGGCGTCGCGCTTCGACGCGATCCTCATCGACGGCAGCCTGGATCCGCGCCGTGCGCGCACCGCGAGCCTCGCGCTCGTCGAGGCGACCGACACCCCCCGCGTCGTGATCCTGCCCGAGGTCGCGCTGCCCGCGCTGACGCTGGACTGGGGAGTGCGCGACCTGCTGCTGCCGACGGCCAGCCCCGCGGAGATCGAGCTCCGCCTCCGCTTGCTCGAGCGCCCCGTCTCCGACACCGATACCACTCCGCCCGCGGTCCAGTCCGCGGGCGTTGTCATTGATGAGTCCAATTTCATCGCGCGGGTCTTCGGCCGCACCCTCGATCTGACCTACAAGGAGTTCGAGCTCCTCCACTTCCTCGCGGGGCACCCGGGCCGGGTCTTCACCCGCGATCAGCTGCTCAGCGAGGTGTGGGGCACGGACTACTTCGGCGGCACCCGCACGGTCGACGTGCATGTGCGGCGATTGCGTGCGAAGCTGGGCGAACACGAGGGTCTGATCAGCACCGTCCGCGGAGTGGGGTACGGGTTCGCTCGGGCCCGCTACGACGAGGACGGCGAGTGA
- a CDS encoding YgfZ/GcvT domain-containing protein → MTPFLALPGAVAADEIGVAAHYGEPLLEQRSLDAGEAIVDLSHRGVVIVSGPDRLRWLHSMTSQQLTGLQPGECVETMLLDPNGRIERVIRLVDDGERSWLLVDEGSAAPLTEFLTRMRFALRVEVQDASDAYAAVLAFEGPAADALRTIAPATEWRDPWSRVLPGGVQYSHGEHPGAEWSAVQFVFERERLDAVVDLVRVGRVRAAGLLALDALEVRAWRPAQHGDVDERSIPHEFDWMRTAVHLTKGCYRGQETIAKVHNLGHPPRRLVLLHLDGSGGELPVPGALVYRAGEAADPESRPVGRVTRSALHHEWGGIALALVKRAVAEDAALELRAGGTGADASSVEGQIVAATQEIIVPADAGATRGVLPTTRFPARRNRPNG, encoded by the coding sequence ATGACGCCGTTCCTGGCGCTCCCCGGAGCCGTCGCCGCTGACGAGATCGGCGTCGCGGCGCACTACGGCGAGCCGCTGCTCGAGCAGCGCAGCCTCGACGCGGGGGAGGCGATCGTCGATCTCTCCCATCGCGGGGTAGTGATCGTCTCCGGCCCCGACCGTCTCAGGTGGCTGCACTCGATGACGAGTCAGCAGCTCACCGGCCTGCAGCCGGGCGAGTGCGTCGAGACGATGCTCCTGGATCCGAACGGGCGTATTGAGCGGGTCATCCGCCTGGTCGATGACGGCGAGCGGAGTTGGCTGCTCGTCGACGAAGGATCCGCCGCGCCGCTCACGGAGTTCCTCACCCGCATGCGCTTCGCGCTCCGCGTCGAGGTGCAGGACGCCTCCGATGCCTATGCCGCCGTCCTCGCGTTCGAAGGCCCGGCCGCAGACGCGCTGCGCACGATCGCGCCAGCGACCGAGTGGCGCGATCCCTGGTCCCGGGTGCTCCCGGGCGGGGTGCAGTACTCGCACGGCGAGCACCCCGGCGCCGAGTGGTCGGCGGTGCAGTTCGTCTTCGAACGCGAGCGGCTGGACGCGGTGGTCGATCTCGTCCGTGTCGGCCGCGTCCGCGCCGCGGGGCTCCTCGCGCTCGATGCGCTCGAGGTGCGGGCCTGGCGGCCCGCGCAGCACGGCGACGTCGACGAGCGTTCGATCCCGCACGAGTTCGACTGGATGCGCACCGCCGTGCACCTCACGAAGGGCTGCTATCGCGGGCAGGAGACGATCGCCAAGGTGCACAACCTCGGGCACCCGCCGCGCCGCCTCGTGCTCCTGCACCTCGACGGGTCGGGGGGAGAACTCCCGGTCCCCGGCGCGCTCGTCTATCGCGCCGGCGAGGCCGCCGATCCCGAGTCGCGCCCCGTCGGTCGGGTCACCCGCTCCGCGCTGCACCACGAGTGGGGCGGCATCGCGCTGGCGCTCGTGAAGCGCGCGGTGGCAGAAGACGCCGCACTCGAACTCCGCGCCGGTGGCACCGGAGCCGACGCGTCGAGCGTCGAGGGACAGATCGTGGCTGCCACTCAGGAGATCATCGTCCCCGCGGACGCCGGCGCCACCCGCGGGGTGCTGCCGACCACGCGTTTCCCCGCACGCCGCAATCGACCGAACGGATAG
- a CDS encoding phosphoglyceromutase: MTQTLILLRHGQSEWNEKNLFTGWVDVRLTEKGRGEAARAGELLADAGLHPDVLHTSVLSRAIQTANLALETADRLWIPVKRSWRLNERHYGALQGLDKAETLEKYGEQQFMEWRRSFDTPPPVLDDTSEWSQANDPRYADIDGERPRTECLKDVITRMVPYWETEILPDLRAGKTVLVTAHGNSLRALVKHLEGISDADIAGLNIPTGMPLVYQISEDGSPLGAGQYLDPEAAAAGAAAVAQQGR, translated from the coding sequence ATGACCCAGACACTTATTCTGCTGCGCCACGGCCAGAGCGAATGGAACGAGAAGAACCTCTTCACCGGCTGGGTGGACGTTCGGCTCACGGAGAAGGGCCGCGGCGAGGCGGCTCGCGCCGGCGAGCTGCTCGCGGACGCGGGGCTGCACCCCGACGTGCTGCACACCTCCGTGCTCAGCCGCGCGATCCAGACCGCGAACCTCGCGCTGGAGACGGCGGACCGCCTGTGGATCCCGGTCAAGCGGTCGTGGCGTCTGAACGAGCGCCACTACGGCGCGCTGCAGGGTCTCGACAAGGCCGAGACCCTCGAGAAGTACGGCGAGCAGCAGTTCATGGAGTGGCGGCGCTCTTTCGACACCCCTCCGCCGGTGCTCGACGACACGAGCGAGTGGTCGCAGGCGAACGATCCGCGCTACGCGGACATCGACGGCGAGCGACCGCGCACCGAGTGCCTGAAGGACGTCATCACCCGCATGGTCCCGTACTGGGAGACGGAGATCCTGCCGGATCTGCGCGCGGGCAAGACGGTGCTCGTCACCGCGCACGGGAACTCGCTCCGTGCGCTGGTCAAGCACCTCGAAGGCATCTCCGACGCCGACATCGCGGGTCTCAACATCCCGACCGGCATGCCGCTCGTCTACCAGATCAGCGAAGACGGGTCCCCGCTGGGCGCAGGCCAGTACCTCGACCCCGAAGCCGCGGCCGCGGGTGCCGCAGCCGTCGCGCAACAGGGACGTTGA
- a CDS encoding DUF3073 domain-containing protein: MGRGRQKAKHTKVARELKYFSPDTNYSALERELSNGSSTQVEQDPWAEYAEQHGAEDDDEGSATR; encoded by the coding sequence ATGGGGCGCGGCCGTCAAAAGGCAAAGCACACCAAGGTCGCCAGGGAGCTGAAGTATTTCAGTCCCGACACGAACTACTCTGCGCTTGAACGTGAACTGTCGAACGGGTCGAGCACCCAGGTCGAGCAGGATCCCTGGGCGGAATACGCCGAGCAGCACGGCGCAGAGGACGACGACGAAGGCTCGGCCACGCGCTAA
- a CDS encoding DUF445 domain-containing protein, translating into MPQSRSRRTLGAVTPADFERLAGLRKMQAIALGLLAFMAVVFVVSFALQDRVPWLGYVRAASEGGMVGALADWFAVTALFRYPLGIRIPHTNLISSKKDDIGEGLGSFIEENFLADDVVHNKLSQISGARMAGEWITQRANAEKVNGMIASAGLGALTVLDDDDVRELIESLVRRHVVEPEWGPLLGRATGSFLEGDHHEALIDIAASRLEEWLVAHPAAFDRVVSSRLPSWVPSVVDRFVDGRMHAEAVRFAQSVTQDREHPFRIAIGRFLTDLARDLQEQEALQAQLESFKHEVFDSPRIRALAASTWELARSALVEMLEDPESDLRTRLTTALQDFGHRLLDDSTLQFKIDVWVMGVVQHLVTTYRHDLAGVVTETVQRWDAQEAAEKIELQIGKDLQFIRINGTIVGSLAGLAIYAFATLVITPLTQ; encoded by the coding sequence ATGCCGCAGTCTCGAAGCCGACGCACGCTCGGCGCCGTCACCCCCGCCGACTTCGAACGACTCGCCGGCCTGCGCAAGATGCAGGCCATCGCACTCGGTCTGCTGGCATTCATGGCCGTCGTGTTCGTCGTGTCCTTCGCACTGCAGGATCGGGTCCCGTGGCTCGGCTACGTGCGGGCGGCGAGCGAGGGCGGCATGGTCGGTGCACTCGCTGACTGGTTCGCCGTGACCGCGCTCTTCCGGTACCCCCTCGGCATCCGGATCCCGCACACGAATCTGATCTCCAGCAAGAAGGACGACATCGGCGAGGGACTCGGATCCTTCATCGAGGAGAATTTCCTCGCCGACGACGTCGTGCACAACAAGCTCAGCCAGATCAGCGGGGCCCGGATGGCGGGCGAGTGGATCACGCAGCGCGCCAATGCGGAGAAGGTGAACGGCATGATCGCGTCCGCCGGACTCGGCGCGCTCACCGTGCTCGACGACGACGACGTGCGTGAGCTCATCGAGTCGCTCGTGCGTCGTCACGTCGTGGAACCCGAGTGGGGGCCTCTGCTCGGGCGCGCCACGGGATCCTTCCTGGAGGGCGATCACCACGAGGCGCTCATCGACATCGCGGCGTCCCGGCTCGAGGAGTGGCTCGTCGCGCACCCCGCCGCGTTCGACCGCGTCGTGTCGTCCCGGCTCCCCTCCTGGGTGCCGAGTGTGGTCGACCGCTTCGTGGACGGGCGGATGCACGCCGAGGCGGTCCGCTTCGCGCAGTCGGTGACGCAGGATCGTGAGCACCCATTCCGGATCGCCATCGGACGCTTCCTCACCGACCTCGCGAGGGATCTGCAGGAGCAAGAGGCGCTGCAGGCGCAGCTGGAGTCCTTCAAGCACGAGGTGTTCGACAGCCCCCGGATCCGCGCACTCGCGGCGAGCACCTGGGAGCTTGCCCGCAGCGCCCTCGTGGAGATGCTGGAGGATCCGGAGAGCGACCTCCGCACGCGGCTCACGACCGCGCTGCAGGACTTCGGGCATCGACTCCTCGACGACTCGACCCTGCAGTTCAAGATCGACGTCTGGGTGATGGGTGTGGTCCAGCACCTCGTCACCACGTATCGGCACGACCTCGCCGGGGTCGTCACCGAGACGGTGCAGCGCTGGGACGCGCAGGAGGCGGCGGAGAAGATCGAGTTGCAGATCGGTAAGGATCTCCAGTTCATCCGCATCAACGGCACGATCGTCGGCTCGCTCGCCGGGCTCGCGATCTACGCGTTCGCGACGCTCGTCATCACGCCGCTCACCCAGTAG